A region of the Synechococcus sp. PCC 7502 genome:
ACCTACTTGGGAATGATCTCGAACCAAAACGGCTCCATGTCGTGCCAAACGGGTGGGAATGACGCAATCAAATAAATCCATCCCTGCGGCTACTGCCTGCGCCATTTCTCGGTGGGTACCTATGCCCATTAAATATCGAGGTTTATCTTCAGGTAAAAGTGGAGTGATCGCTTGGACAATTTTGGCAATTAGTTCGGGGGGTTCACCCACACTTACGCCACCGATCGCATAGCCAGGTAGATCAAAACTAGTAATTTCTCGGGCTGATTGTTGCCGTAAATCCACATATACTCCGCCTTGGACTATGCCAAATAACGCTTGATCGTGACTTCTAGTATGAGCTTTTAGACATCTTTCTAACCATCTGGTCGTGCGATCGCTAGCATTTTTAATTTGGTCACGAGTGGCAGGATAGGGGGCGCATTCATCAAACGCCATAATTACATCGGCACCCAGCAGGTTTTGAATTTGAATAGATTTCTCTGGGGTGAGATTAATCATTTTGCCATCACGGGGAGACTTAAACTTTACGCCTTCATCACTAATTTCCCGCATATCACTGAGGCTAAAGACTTGAAAGCCCCCAGAATCAGTTAAAATCGGTGCATCCCATGCCATAAATTTATGTAATCCTCCAGCTTCTGCCACTAAATCCTCACCTGGCTGTAAATGGAGGTGATAGGTATTTGCCAAGACCATTTCTGCTTGACATCCTTTAAGCTGATCTGGGGTTACGGTTTTGACATTGGCTAAGGTACCAACGGGCATAAATCTGGGAGTATGGACAATTCCATGAGGGGTATGAAACTCTCCTACTCGGGCAGAAGTACTACGGCATTGGCACTGCACCTGAAACTGAAATGGTTTTGTCACTGTTATTGCTATCCTAATCCCGCTATATTTCGCCACGGTAGATCAGGATAGCTTAGTTGGCGGTGGTTGGGTAAGGGTTTTATCAGTAATAATTATCAAATTTTCAACATTCTTAAGAGTTATCTCTTTTATCCAGATTTCTTGATCACTAAGGCTACATACTTAACAAAAAGTATTTATCAAATCATAAAATTACCTGATAATTTAAGGTTAGTTTAAACTTTTCCTAAAAGTTAAGATGGATTCTAAGTGAGGGGATATTGCGCTGCTATTTATCTATATTCAGATGTGTTTCAGTTAAGTCATGTATAAAAACATTATTGAAGACTTTGTAGTTAAAAAAGCCAGATACCTCATCGCTCAGCAGGAATCAGAAACCAGTAAAGATATAGATTTATCTGCCGTAGCTGCGATCGCCCTCAATAATTTGCAACCTCTTTATGCCACCACCTTAAATGGTTGGATTAATCAGCGTTTGAATGCTAGTAAAAATTTTCACAATGAGATTGAAACAGCCGTAAATAATGCCCTTAAAAAAGTGCAACAGGGCGATCCACTCAATAGTTTTTCCCCAATTCCAGAAAGTGAGCTATCTTCCCCAGCATATTCTTTAGTTAAAATTAGCCAGATTCTAGGCAAAGAAAATGTGCGGTGGCGAGAAATTCCGAAATTATTAGAGTTAGCGATCGCCGAAAAATATGCAGAAAAAAATTCAGCCAAAACTAAAAACAAGGATGAAGGTGAAACACATATAACAAATCGTAACTTACTTAACCACCTCAAAACCCACTTCCAAAGTCCTAGGTACACCCATAAAAGCGATCGTCAAATTTCAGAACGCCCGTTTTTCGAGCAACAAGTACTAGATTCCTATCTTTTAAGAGCCAAGCTGCGAATTAGTAACGTTATGGAAAAGATAGTGGAAGAAGCAGTTTTGAACATAATGAGTGAATGGTCAACAGAAATGAAAGCCCAGGTTAATACTGAAGCGATCGTGGCATTTGCCCTGAATCGACTGCCACCTATGTATGCCACAAGTGAACTAGGTTGCCGATTTTTGCGCTCTAGGGCGATAAACCAACTTCATCAAGAGATAAATTTAATTGTTTCTGATGCCCTTGTTCATGTTAGAAGAATGCCCGAGTATAATAATACCCCCCTCCCTATCTACCAATTAGATGATGAAATGGCAAAAGTGATTCCCAAGATTAGCTCCATATTGAAGCGATCGGATGTGAATGCGGATAATTTGGTTAACGTTCTTGAAGAATACTTTGGCTAAGGTTTAGGGAATTCCTTAGAGATTCTTTGACGATTTCGACATCAAGCTATGGGTAACATCAACAATAGGCAATAAGGTGCGAAAGCTGGTAATATTAAAAAAATCTGTAATTATCACTACTTAAAGCCATGGCACCTAAATCAACTGTTATTGCCCCTTCAATTTTATCTGCTGACTTTAGTCGACTGGGAGATGAAATCCGTGCAATTGATGCTGCTGGTGCCGACTGGATTCATGTGGATGTGATGGATGGACGCTTTGTGCCTAATATTACCATTGGACCTTTAGTTGTAGAGGCAATTCGCCCTGTAACTAAAAAGCCCTTGGATGTGCATTTAATGATTGTAGAACCTGAAAAATATGTGGCAGATTTTGCTAAAGCTGGAGCCGATCATATCTACGTTCATGCTGAACACAATGCTTCTCCCCATTTACATCGCACCTTAGGACAAATTAAGGAATTAGGTAAATTAGCAGGTGTGGTTTTAAACCCGGGTAGTCCTTTGGAGTTAATTAAATATTCCTTGGAATTATGTGACTTGGTCTTAATTATGAGTGTTAACCCTGGTTTTGGTGGACAGAGCTTTATTCCTGAAGTTGTTCCTAAAATCCGTGAACTACGCCAACTCTGTGATGAAAAAGGGCTTGATCCTTGGATTGAGGTAGATGGTGGACTTAAGGCAAATAATACTTGGCAGGTTTTAGAGGCTGGTGCCAATGCGATCGTGGCAGGTTCGGCGGTATTTAAAGCTAAGGATTACGCCAAGGCAATCGCTGATATTCGGAATAGTAAGCGTCCAGAATTAGTTTTGGCTTAGGCAGATATTTGCTTAACCACAGTCAGGGCAGAATAACTAACTCCTGCTGTACCTTCACCGGGATGGGTGCAATCTCCCACTAGCCAAATATGCTTTAAGGGGGTACGGTTGGCAAAGCCGAAAGGTGAAAATGTAGAAATACGCATACCAAGTCCCCCAACCATACCCTGATCACGCCCTGTATAACGGATAAATGTTTGAGGGGTGGCAGCTTCTTGATAAATAATTGTATTTTCCAAGTTAAAGTACTTACTCAGTTGGGCGATCGCCCGTTGGGAATACTTAGATTTTAAGGTTTGGTAGTCTTCGGTTTGCCACTCTAATATATCTGTAAATTCCGAAGCGATAATGGTTGCCTTGCCTGTGGGTGCCCTGCCGTCTCCTGCTTGGCTTACGGATACAAAGAGGGAACGCTGATCGGTATAGCTATCTAAAAACTGTAAATGGGGTGGACAGCGATCGGGAATAGCTTGGTGATCAACACCTAAATATAATACAAATGCCCCCGAAGCAGGCTTGAGCTTTTCTACTCGGCGTTTGTAACCCTGCGGAGCCTGATCGCCCAATAACTTTACCAAACTTTGTACTGTGACGTTGGCAACTATATGATCGGCTGATTCCCAATTTAGGGCTTGACTAAGCTGATTATAAACCTTGACCTGCATAGATTTAGGGTCGATCGCTTGTACGGTGTGGCGCATATACAGTTTGCCTCCATATTTTTCTAATGCCTCTACTAGGCGATCGCTTAGTACCTGCATACTCCCCTTGAGGTGCCATAATCCCAGAGGAGATTGGGAAACTGCCAAACTAGTAGCGGCATAGAGCAAAGCAGTCTCTTCGGCATTAACTTGGGAATAGAGTTTAAGCTGGAGGTCTAAAAAAGTTCGCAATCGGCGATCGCGATCTAAACCAAAACCCCTGAGGGCATCTCCCACCGTAGAGAGGGTAAAAGGCACGGTAGCTAAAGTATCCCAACGCATCGCTTTTAGTAATTGTGCTAAGTCCCAAAGATTACGGGGTGGTAAGATTGGGTCTCGTAACTGAAATCTCCAACTAGGCTGAAATAAATTCTGTAAAAATTGCCAGAAAGGTTCACTATGGGGAAATTGTCGCTGTCTTTCTGCCTGCCACTGCGTAGGGTCTCGCCAAATATTTATAGGCTCAGGTTCATCGGGTAAATATACGGCACAGGCAGGATCACAAGGGGTAGCTTCAGGTATATCTATGCCCAGTTCTGTAAAAATACGGTGATGAATTCCGCCCACTTCTAGTCCAGCCACTTGAGTTGCGCCCACATCAAAGGTAAAACCTTGACGCTTAAAGGTTGAAGCACAACCACCGGGAATGATCGCTTGATCGTATATTTCTACCTGAAAGCCACGCTTTGCCAATAATGCCCCAGTAGTTAGTCCACCGATGCCAGCACCAATGATAATTACCCGTTGTGACCTAGATTTAAGTAACATGATTTTTAATATTTCTTTATTAATCTTAACTTTAATCTAGCCCTAGGGAGTCTGCTACCACTGAATTAAAAAGTTGATTGCAAGCCCTAAGTCAGTAGCCTAAAAATTCTGTCTGGTAGCTTACAGTCTATTTCCGTAGACCACAGCATAGGTAAAAATTGTCACTAATATAATCACAACGTACAGGATTCGAGATGTATAGTTAAGGTAGGTTATCGCAGTTTTGTGTCCTTTACTTCTTAATTTTTCTAGGACTAAACCAACTAGGATGCAAAGTAGGCAAAGGGTAAAAAATACATAGAAGCCGTATTCGATCGCCACGGTATAGCCCGTATCCGAAAGCTGATTATTAATAGAAGTCAATAGCACAGCACTAGATAGCAAAGTAGCGATCGGCACCGTCAATCTTTCCTTTGCTAAATTTTCAGAAAAGTAAAGGGTGCTACCAAGTACCAAAGCCAACAAAATCAATGGTAGTAGGGTTTTGACTAGAAATACAGAAAATTGTCGTTGTAGAGTAATAATTACACTCAATCCAGAATAATCAATTCTCAGATTAGTATTAAACAACCGAGGATTTCCCCTTGTGGAATTACTACTAAAGGTCTCACGGGCATACTGGATATCTTCAAACCGCCAGAGTTGTAGGGATTGATAGGGCTTTTTTCTCTGATTTTTAGGAGTTTCAGACAACTTTAGTCCAAACACATCGATGACGTAAATTAAGCGATCGCTGGGAACATTAGTATTCTGAAAGTAAATTTGTAGTTTTTGCTGATCGAAGGGATAGTCACGGAAATCAAAGCTACCCTTAAATTCTCCCTGAATTTGATAGAGGCGATAATTCAATCCATTTATGACTTCTGAGCGCAGTGGCTTAGTCGCATCAAATAATGGCAGATTTTGATTGACGCTGTTGGTAACCCCATTGGGAAACTGAATTGTAGTAGGGGTAATATTGTCTGTGTAGCGCATCCATAGATAGAAGTCGGCACTAAAACTAGATTTACTTTGATCAACCCGCCCTATCTTATTAATGTCGATGCCCGTATATACGACATCTTGTCGCCAAAAATACTGCTTTTTCAGCTTAAAAGTCAGTTCTAAAATATTGCCGGCTTTCAACTCTTCCTCTAGGTTAATGGATGCCAAATTCTCGATGGGGCTGAATTGAATAGGGGCTGAAATAAAGCGTTGGCTGACATACTTTCCAATGCGGACAGGAGGAGTATTGTCGTGGCTGCTATTAAAGTAAATGAGACCATTCAAGCCCTTGATTCCCAACTCTCGACTATTGATTTGCTCTAATTGATTACGAATTTTTTGTCGATCTGCTCTGATACTACTGGGGGTATTTTCAATCATTGCCTTTTGTAAAGCCCAAACGATAACCCTCGCCACATCGTAATAGGCGGCTCCCACATAGCTGGCAGGCTCGCCGTATCTTTTCTGATAAAGTGTGGCAAATTCTTGGGCATCAACTCCTGCACTGTCAAAGATTAGGGGAGTGGGAATGTAGATGCCTTCAAGAAAATAGCCGGGCTTTTGTTTTTCTTCTTCATAGTCAGCAAACAGTTGCGGCGCTGTCTCTCGTGCCAGACTTTGGCTGGCAAATAGGGAGGTTTTTAGTCCCCGCCGCCGCATTGCCACAATAAAATCTTTACTGGCAATTTCTTCCATGGCTAGGAATACTACGCCAGCATCTGGTTTAGTGGCTAGTTCTTGAATAATGGAGTTAACCGAAGTCGTCAAATCTTTCTGTTTTGGATCGAATTTCCAAACATTTTGGATTTTGCCTTTGCGTTTAAATGTCTCTTCAAATGCCTGATCTAGGGTTCTGCCCAAACGATCATCGGAATAGATAATACTAGCAGTCGTCAAATTCAGAGCTTTCTGCATGTACAGAGCTACTACACTCCCTTGGATGGAATTGGTAAATACAGTCCGAAAATAGTAGGGATTGTTGGCGGTAATGAAGTCCTCACTGGCTGTACCAGTAATGGCTGGGATTTCTAAATCCTTGTACCCTGGGGCAGCTTCCACCGCCGTAGAACTGTTGAGGTGTCCTAGTACAGCTAATGCCGGAGATTTGGCAATCTGTTGGGGAATTTGACGGGCAACATTACGATCGCCTTTATCGTCAAAAATTAATAGTTTTAGGGGATGACCGTTTACTCCACCTTGTTGATTGACGGTATCTAGGTACAGTTGCGTACTTTGAATCATCTCTTGGGCTGCCTCACTGCGAATTCCAGTTTTTGGTGCAACCACTGCTAGGTGAATTGGACTTGAGGAAGCTGATTGAGAAAACTGTACCCAGACAAAACTAATTATTAATACCATAGTGAGAGTAGCCAAGACGATCGCCCCTAGCTTCCTAGTATTACGAACATTTCTGAACTTGGCACGAACTTTTTTGAGCTTAGAAAGTAGGGTAAGCAGTTTCATGGTTTATGAGGTCTTAAGTTCAACTCAAACTATCCCTAAACACATACCAGTAAAGTAGAATAATGCCCAAAATTACTAAGCAGTAAAATACTTGGGAGACTAGATCAAGCTGATTTGCTCGCACTGTCTGCCCCTTTAAAACTAGGAGATCGTGAATGATCCCAATCACAATACAAAATATACTCAAGGCGAAGAAGGTATGAAACACATACTCCAAAGCCATGGTGTAGCCGACATCAGGTAACTGTAAATTTAAACCCACCAACAGGACAATACCCGTAATCAGTGCTGATACAATCACGGGCGGGCGTTCTTTTGATAATCTTTGGGGGAAGTATAGGGTCATAAAAGGGACAAAAGTTAGTAAGAATAGTGGTAGGAGGTTTTTAGACAGAAAGATGACGGAACGCCGTTGCATGGTAATCGTGGCACTCATACCTGAATAATCGGTAGGATTATTGCTATGAAATAGGTGAGGATCACCAATGCTGGAATTTGTTCTAAATGTTTCTTGGACATACTGAATACCCTTAAACTTCCACTGTTGTAATCCTTGGTATGGCTTTTGATCATCTTGATTTTGATCACTATGGGGTAAGCGTAAACCCACAGTATCAATGACGTAAATTAAGCGATCGCTGGGAATTGTATTATTTTGAAACTTAATAGTAAGTTTTTGCTGATCAAAGGGGTAATTACGCAAATCAAAGGTATTTTTAAATTCCCCTTGGATTTCATACAAATGATAATTTAAGCCATTAACTGTAAATGAGTCTAGGGGCTTCTTGGGGTCAAAGAGCGGTTGATTAGGGATCAGGTTATTCCCATTGGCAAAGGTAACATCTTCAGCTTGTTCATTGCCGCCACTACGAAACCACAGATAAAAATTAGCAATAAAACTAGAAGTACGCTGGTCAATTTTACTAAGCTTATTTATATCTATACCCGCATAGACCACATCCTGTTTCCAAAAGTAGTCCTTGCCCAAGTGGAGCAGATTTCCTGATTGGAGTTGACTGGGCAGATCATCAATAGCCTCAAGATTAGCTGCTAGGGTAAATTGTTGGGGAGCGGAAATTAGTCTGCGTTTTTGAAATTGGGCAATCCGAATAGGGATATCGCTGCTATGACTTTCATTGAAGTACAGGGTTCCTGTTAACCCTCTTAAAGAACTACTGGGATTGTTAATGGCAGCAAGGGCATTGCGGGTTTCTTGACGATCTTGGTTCAAGCTTTCTGGGGTTAAGTGTAAATTTGCCTGACGCAGTGCCTCTACCCCAGCGATCGCCGCCTCGTAGAATTTAATTTCAGCGTAGGTGGGTAATCTCCCGTAGGTTTTTTGATACTGACTAGCAAATTCCTGAGCATCTAAGCCTGCACTGTCCAAAAGAATCGGTGAATAGCCATAGAAATTATCCGTAAAAAATCCCGCCTGAGCTTGCTCCTCTTTATATTTACTAAAGCGGTTGGCATAGGCTTCCGTTGCTGCTAGGGGAAGCGCAGAAAAAATGGGTGTTGTCAGTCCCGCCCGACGAATCGCCACAATCACTGCCTCTATTTCATTGGGATCACGGATGGTTAAAAAAAGCGGGACAGAATTACCATCCGCCTTAAGTTGACGCACAATTGTCTGAATGGATTGCTCTTGCGCCTCTGGATCAACATCACCGATATATTGAATTCTACCGCCTTCAGAGGTAAACAGGCTGGTAAAAAGTGGAGCTAGGGCGAGGTCAAAGGATTTGCCTGAGCGAATAATACTAGCGGTCTTAGACTTTAAGACTGACCTCATGTAGAGAGCAATAAACTTTAATTGATCGGAGGACTTAGGGACGGTTCGGAAAAAATAGGGATTCTGATTTGTTAATTGATCTAGGATATTTATGGAAATGACGGGTAATTGATTTGCCCGATAGATCGAATTCACCTGAAGAGTCAATTCCGAATTCTGATGTCCCAGTATTAGTAATGACGGACTAGCAACTGCGGCTGTGGCTGCGGCTTTTGTTCCTTCTATGGTTCCTCGATCATCTAAGGCTAAAAGTTGGAGAGGATGTCCATTGATCCCCCCTGTCTGATTTATCTGATTGATGTATAGTTCAATACTTTGGCGAATCTCCTGTCCCGCTTTGCCGTTTTGTCCACTTAAGGATAGAACCATGGCAATGGAAATGGGAGAGCTAGCGTTGGTTTTTGGCAATAGCCCCACGCCAAGGACGATCAATAAAATCATGCTCAAGGAGATCGCTAAATACTTTAGATATTTAATCCCCTGTTTTACATCGATTGCAGGAAATCTCATAGCTACCGTTTCCTAGAAAATATTTTTAAACACCAGATTCTAGGACATTAAACCCTTAGCATTATGTTAAACCAGTATAGATAATGTGCCAAGTTCAAGTTTATGGGAAGATTCAAGGTGCGTCTTTTTCGTCATTACCCTTATGTCATTACCAGATAGAAAGGTTTTGCCTATACTGAATCAAGCGATCGCAGTTTTTCAGTTTTGTCCATAGTTTTCTAGTGCTTTTTTAGTGATGAACCAATTTAGCCACGGCGTTACCCTGTTTTTAAGCCTTTTAGTCGAAGCTATGCCCTTTTTACTATTGGGGGTACTGCTTTCTGGGCTTTTGGTCATGTTTGTGGACGAAGGTAAATTAATTAAAGTTATGCCTAAACAGCCAGTCCTAGGCGCATTAGTTGGCAGTATGTTGGGGTTTTTATTTCCCGTGTGCGAGTGTGGAAATGTACCTGTGGCGCGCAGGTTAATTGCTCAAGGAGTACCTGCACCAGTGGCAGTAGGCTTTTTACTATCTGCACCTACAATTAATCCCATTGTGATTTGGGCAACTTGGACAGCATTTCGAGACCAGCCTGAGATTGTATTTTTACGCGTTGGGTTTTCCTTGGCGATCGCTACGATTATCGGCTGTGTATTTGGCACTCAGAAAGATTTGCGTCCATTTTTACAGCCCCAAATATCTAGTCAAAGATCGCTGCAAATAGCTAATAACATCGCCGTAAGTGAGCCTCAGTCCGTAGTTCCAACGGGAACATTTTTCTTGGGACAGCCGCAAATCCCCCTTGAAAACATCAAACTATCAATATCTTGGTCGGAACGGTTTAAGCTGCTGGTGGATACCATGATTAATGAATTACGAGAATTAGGGGGAATTTTAGTACTGGGTAGTGCGATCGCTGCGATAATTCAAGTCGGCATTCCTAGGGATATAATTCTCAACTTGGGACAGGGGGCAGTCAGTTCGGTGATCGCCATGATGACTTTGGCAGCAGTGGTATCAGTTTGCTCAACGGTTGATGCTTTTTTTGCCCTTTCCTTTGCTTCAACTTTTACTAGTGGCTCGATTTTGGCATTTTTAGTATTTGGTCCGATGATCGACTTTAAATCCATAGGTTTGATTCTAACGATTTTTAAAAAACGAGCCGTGGTCTATTTATTTTTACTCGCTGCCCAACTTACATTTTTAGGCTGCCTGTTTATAAATTTGCGTATAGATTAAATACTGATAATAGGTTAAATTAACGAAAACAGACTTGAGGACTTCATGCAACGCAGGCAATTTATCCGATTGGCACAGACTGGTTTGATTGGTTCCCTAGCTACGGGATTAGCCATAGCCGAAAGAGCGATCGCTGCCCCACCTAAACCCGAAACCTTGAGCATAGAGTGGTTAGGGCATATGTCTTACCTATTTACAGGACAGGGGCAAACAATTTTAAGTCATCCTTTTCGCCCTGCTGGTTGTACTGCCAATTTCCCCGCTCCCAAGCCCAAAACCGATTTAATTTTAATTGGCTCCAGACTCTTAGACGAAGGGTTCCTACAGGAAGTACCGCAGAATACTCAGCTTCTCTATCTGCCCGGTGCCTATCGTGTAGGGGGAATTAATCTTCAGGGCATTCGCTTTGAGCATGATCGTCTTGGTGGTCGTAGGTTTGGGTTCAATGTGGCATGGCTATGGCAACAGGCAGGGATTCGGATTCTGCACATGGGCGGCTCAGCTACCAGTATTAATACCGATCAACGGATTTTGCTAGGACGACCAGATGTTTTAATTGTGCCAGTGGGGGGCGG
Encoded here:
- the tgt gene encoding tRNA guanosine(34) transglycosylase Tgt, whose amino-acid sequence is MTKPFQFQVQCQCRSTSARVGEFHTPHGIVHTPRFMPVGTLANVKTVTPDQLKGCQAEMVLANTYHLHLQPGEDLVAEAGGLHKFMAWDAPILTDSGGFQVFSLSDMREISDEGVKFKSPRDGKMINLTPEKSIQIQNLLGADVIMAFDECAPYPATRDQIKNASDRTTRWLERCLKAHTRSHDQALFGIVQGGVYVDLRQQSAREITSFDLPGYAIGGVSVGEPPELIAKIVQAITPLLPEDKPRYLMGIGTHREMAQAVAAGMDLFDCVIPTRLARHGAVLVRDHSQVGTTGENRWNLKNSKFRRDFDPIDSACPCYTCKNFSRAYLGHLLRSQEVLGYSLLSIHNITELIRFTQQMRSAIINGTFAEEFAHYLKPY
- a CDS encoding late competence development ComFB family protein, with translation MYKNIIEDFVVKKARYLIAQQESETSKDIDLSAVAAIALNNLQPLYATTLNGWINQRLNASKNFHNEIETAVNNALKKVQQGDPLNSFSPIPESELSSPAYSLVKISQILGKENVRWREIPKLLELAIAEKYAEKNSAKTKNKDEGETHITNRNLLNHLKTHFQSPRYTHKSDRQISERPFFEQQVLDSYLLRAKLRISNVMEKIVEEAVLNIMSEWSTEMKAQVNTEAIVAFALNRLPPMYATSELGCRFLRSRAINQLHQEINLIVSDALVHVRRMPEYNNTPLPIYQLDDEMAKVIPKISSILKRSDVNADNLVNVLEEYFG
- the rpe gene encoding ribulose-phosphate 3-epimerase; translation: MAPKSTVIAPSILSADFSRLGDEIRAIDAAGADWIHVDVMDGRFVPNITIGPLVVEAIRPVTKKPLDVHLMIVEPEKYVADFAKAGADHIYVHAEHNASPHLHRTLGQIKELGKLAGVVLNPGSPLELIKYSLELCDLVLIMSVNPGFGGQSFIPEVVPKIRELRQLCDEKGLDPWIEVDGGLKANNTWQVLEAGANAIVAGSAVFKAKDYAKAIADIRNSKRPELVLA
- the crtD gene encoding C-3',4' desaturase CrtD, coding for MLLKSRSQRVIIIGAGIGGLTTGALLAKRGFQVEIYDQAIIPGGCASTFKRQGFTFDVGATQVAGLEVGGIHHRIFTELGIDIPEATPCDPACAVYLPDEPEPINIWRDPTQWQAERQRQFPHSEPFWQFLQNLFQPSWRFQLRDPILPPRNLWDLAQLLKAMRWDTLATVPFTLSTVGDALRGFGLDRDRRLRTFLDLQLKLYSQVNAEETALLYAATSLAVSQSPLGLWHLKGSMQVLSDRLVEALEKYGGKLYMRHTVQAIDPKSMQVKVYNQLSQALNWESADHIVANVTVQSLVKLLGDQAPQGYKRRVEKLKPASGAFVLYLGVDHQAIPDRCPPHLQFLDSYTDQRSLFVSVSQAGDGRAPTGKATIIASEFTDILEWQTEDYQTLKSKYSQRAIAQLSKYFNLENTIIYQEAATPQTFIRYTGRDQGMVGGLGMRISTFSPFGFANRTPLKHIWLVGDCTHPGEGTAGVSYSALTVVKQISA
- a CDS encoding ABC transporter substrate-binding protein; this translates as MKLLTLLSKLKKVRAKFRNVRNTRKLGAIVLATLTMVLIISFVWVQFSQSASSSPIHLAVVAPKTGIRSEAAQEMIQSTQLYLDTVNQQGGVNGHPLKLLIFDDKGDRNVARQIPQQIAKSPALAVLGHLNSSTAVEAAPGYKDLEIPAITGTASEDFITANNPYYFRTVFTNSIQGSVVALYMQKALNLTTASIIYSDDRLGRTLDQAFEETFKRKGKIQNVWKFDPKQKDLTTSVNSIIQELATKPDAGVVFLAMEEIASKDFIVAMRRRGLKTSLFASQSLARETAPQLFADYEEEKQKPGYFLEGIYIPTPLIFDSAGVDAQEFATLYQKRYGEPASYVGAAYYDVARVIVWALQKAMIENTPSSIRADRQKIRNQLEQINSRELGIKGLNGLIYFNSSHDNTPPVRIGKYVSQRFISAPIQFSPIENLASINLEEELKAGNILELTFKLKKQYFWRQDVVYTGIDINKIGRVDQSKSSFSADFYLWMRYTDNITPTTIQFPNGVTNSVNQNLPLFDATKPLRSEVINGLNYRLYQIQGEFKGSFDFRDYPFDQQKLQIYFQNTNVPSDRLIYVIDVFGLKLSETPKNQRKKPYQSLQLWRFEDIQYARETFSSNSTRGNPRLFNTNLRIDYSGLSVIITLQRQFSVFLVKTLLPLILLALVLGSTLYFSENLAKERLTVPIATLLSSAVLLTSINNQLSDTGYTVAIEYGFYVFFTLCLLCILVGLVLEKLRSKGHKTAITYLNYTSRILYVVIILVTIFTYAVVYGNRL
- a CDS encoding ABC transporter substrate-binding protein, with translation MRFPAIDVKQGIKYLKYLAISLSMILLIVLGVGLLPKTNASSPISIAMVLSLSGQNGKAGQEIRQSIELYINQINQTGGINGHPLQLLALDDRGTIEGTKAAATAAVASPSLLILGHQNSELTLQVNSIYRANQLPVISINILDQLTNQNPYFFRTVPKSSDQLKFIALYMRSVLKSKTASIIRSGKSFDLALAPLFTSLFTSEGGRIQYIGDVDPEAQEQSIQTIVRQLKADGNSVPLFLTIRDPNEIEAVIVAIRRAGLTTPIFSALPLAATEAYANRFSKYKEEQAQAGFFTDNFYGYSPILLDSAGLDAQEFASQYQKTYGRLPTYAEIKFYEAAIAGVEALRQANLHLTPESLNQDRQETRNALAAINNPSSSLRGLTGTLYFNESHSSDIPIRIAQFQKRRLISAPQQFTLAANLEAIDDLPSQLQSGNLLHLGKDYFWKQDVVYAGIDINKLSKIDQRTSSFIANFYLWFRSGGNEQAEDVTFANGNNLIPNQPLFDPKKPLDSFTVNGLNYHLYEIQGEFKNTFDLRNYPFDQQKLTIKFQNNTIPSDRLIYVIDTVGLRLPHSDQNQDDQKPYQGLQQWKFKGIQYVQETFRTNSSIGDPHLFHSNNPTDYSGMSATITMQRRSVIFLSKNLLPLFLLTFVPFMTLYFPQRLSKERPPVIVSALITGIVLLVGLNLQLPDVGYTMALEYVFHTFFALSIFCIVIGIIHDLLVLKGQTVRANQLDLVSQVFYCLVILGIILLYWYVFRDSLS
- a CDS encoding permease, with amino-acid sequence MNQFSHGVTLFLSLLVEAMPFLLLGVLLSGLLVMFVDEGKLIKVMPKQPVLGALVGSMLGFLFPVCECGNVPVARRLIAQGVPAPVAVGFLLSAPTINPIVIWATWTAFRDQPEIVFLRVGFSLAIATIIGCVFGTQKDLRPFLQPQISSQRSLQIANNIAVSEPQSVVPTGTFFLGQPQIPLENIKLSISWSERFKLLVDTMINELRELGGILVLGSAIAAIIQVGIPRDIILNLGQGAVSSVIAMMTLAAVVSVCSTVDAFFALSFASTFTSGSILAFLVFGPMIDFKSIGLILTIFKKRAVVYLFLLAAQLTFLGCLFINLRID
- a CDS encoding MBL fold metallo-hydrolase produces the protein MQRRQFIRLAQTGLIGSLATGLAIAERAIAAPPKPETLSIEWLGHMSYLFTGQGQTILSHPFRPAGCTANFPAPKPKTDLILIGSRLLDEGFLQEVPQNTQLLYLPGAYRVGGINLQGIRFEHDRLGGRRFGFNVAWLWQQAGIRILHMGGSATSINTDQRILLGRPDVLIVPVGGGEKAYNAAEAKAIVETLNPKIVIPTYYLTNKAASTCELAKVDEFLALMPNIKVNNITKSKLQLTAASLPETMSISVFRT